A window of Coregonus clupeaformis isolate EN_2021a unplaced genomic scaffold, ASM2061545v1 scaf0152, whole genome shotgun sequence contains these coding sequences:
- the LOC121586872 gene encoding complement C3-like — translation MWVGNLLCLAALAVALSLPTFSDGAALHVLSAPNLLRVGSIENIFVESQDHTGGPLDIQIMVKNHPTQSKVLASTSVVLDQANNFQALTQLVIPEGDHFVDDPKQKQYVVLQAKFPDRVLEKVVLVSFQSGYIFIQTDKTIYTPASTVYYRVFSMTPGLEPLTREIFVDKEVAKNKEIAVSVEIMTPENITIFREIINPDKGVKSGQFNLPAIVSFGTWHVVTRFQSTPQKIFSSDFEVKEYVLPSFEVSLTPEKAFFYVDDKDLTVDITARYLYGKEVTGTGYVVFGVITTENEKKSFAASLQRVEIREGKGVACLKKEHITQTFANINDLVKQSIFMSVSVLTEGGGEMVEAEKRGIQIVTSPYTILFKRMPKYFKPGMPFDVSVYVTNPDNSPASGVEIEVTPDNEIGVTRANGFAKVTLNTVASAKELPITVKTKDPAIKHTRQAEATMMVLPYRTSTGNFLHVGVDSNELKIGDPMKINLYLGPLALKNHDITYMFLSRGQLVKVGRFRRQGNALVTLSVPVSKEMLPSFRIVAYYHVGTADLVADSVWVDIKVSCMGSLKVTSTRPKPSYEPRKAFSLTITGDPGAKVGLVAVDKGVYVLNNKHRLTQTKIWDTIEKHDSGCTAGGGADNMGVFYDAGLVFETNTAKGTGIRTDPSCPVNSRRRRAVTISDVITSMASKYNGLAKECCVDGMRDNTMGYICNRRAHYITDGDICVQAFLVCCNEMASKKDEYKQDALLLSRSEVDDDAFMRSEDNESRSQFPESWMWEDTNLPECPAQAKNCETTSVIKNNFLKDSITTWQITAISLSKTHGICVADPFEMIVLKEFFIDLKLPYSAVRNEQLEVKAILHNYSEDPIIVCVELMENGEVCSSASKKGKYMQEVNMDPMSTRVVPYVLVPMRLGLHSIEVKASVKNSGSNDGVKRDLRVVAEGVLVKKENNVLLNPAKHGGEQTAHIPSGVPRNQVPNSDADTLISVTGGEQTSVLVEQAISGDSLGSLIVQPVGCGEQNMIYMTLPVIATHYLDNTKKWEDIGLDRRNTAIKYINIGYQRELAYRKEYGSYAAWISRMSSAWLTAYVVKVFAMSSTLISVEEKVLCSAVKWLTLNTQQPDGIFNEFAPVIHAEMTGNVRGSDNDASMTAFVLIAMQEASLLCEQVVNSLPGSMIKAVAYLEKRLPHLTNPYAVAMTSYALANAGKLDKETLLKFASPQLDHWPVPGGHQYTLEATSYALLALVKVKAYEEAGPIVRWLNKQKKVGGGYGPTQSTIMVFQAVAEYWGNVKELKDIDLNISLEVAGSASVTKWSINNKNQFHTRTDKVNSIDKDLTVKASGNGEATLSVVTLYYALPEEKASDCESFDLSVTLTKMDKTSHEDALESFMLTIEVLYRNSERDATMSILDIGLLTGFIVDTDDLKLLSKGRECYIEKFEMDKVLSERGSLILYLDKVSHKLPDRISFRIHRVQEVGVLQPAAISVYEYYNQKHCVKFYHPQSEGGTLSRLCLGDVCTCAEDSCSMQKKDELDVNRIDKACGAGLDYVYKATVVDSKLTTHTDTYTMKIDEVIKPGTDEGVEGRNRDFTGLAYCREALGLKQGKTYMIMGKSEDLHRVEDKGLLQYKYVLGEQTWIEYWPSQQECTSRDYREVCLGIDEFINQITTFGCPV, via the coding sequence CTGGCCGCTCTGGCTGTTGCCCTCTCTTTACCTACCTTCTCTGATGGAGCTGCACTACATGTGTTGTCagctcctaacctgctgcgtgtGGGCAGTATTGAGAACATCTTTGTGGAGTCTCAGGACCATACAGGAGGTCCCCTGGACATTCAGATCATGGTGAAGAACCACCCTACCCAGAGCAAAGTGCTGGCCTCTACATCAGTGGTTCTGGATCAAGCAAACAACTTCCAGGCTCTGACACAACTGGTCATCCCAGAGGGGGACCACTTTGTGGACGACCCCAAGCAGAAGCAGTATGTGGTCCTGCAGGCCAAGTTCCCTGACCGTGTCCTGGAGAAGGTTGTCCTAGTCTCCTTCCAGTCTGGATACATCTTCATCCAGACTGACAAGACCATTTACACTCCGGCCAGCACCGTCTACTACAGAGTGTTCTCTATGACTCCTGGCCTGGAGCCTCTGACCAGGGAGATATTTGTGGACAAGGAGGTCGCCAAAAACAAAGAGATTGCAGTCTCTGTGGAGATCATGACTCCTGAGAACATTACCATCTTCAGGGAGATCATCAACCCAGACAAGGGAGTCAAATCTGGACAGTTCAATCTCCCTGCGATCGTCAGCTTCGGGACATGGCATGTGGTCACGAGGTTCCAGAGCACTCCTCAGAAGATCTTCTCATCTGACTTTGAGGTCAAGGAGTATGTTCTGCCCAGCTTCGAGGTTAGTCTGACCCCAGAAAAAGCCTTCTTCTACGTCGACGACAAAGACCTGACCGTTGACATCACTGCCAGGTATCTATACGGTAAGGAAGTGACAGGGACAGGCTATGTGGTGTTTGGTGTCATCACAACAGAGAATGAGAAAAAGAGCTTCGCCGCCTCTCTGCAGAGAGTAGAGATCAGAGAAGGTAAAGGAGTGGCTTGTCTGAAAAAGGAACACATCACACAGACTTTCGCAAACATCAATGATCTGGTCAAACAGTCCATCTTCATGTCAGTCAGCGTGTTAACAGAGGGTGGGGGTGAGATGGTAGaggcagagaagagagggatCCAGATCGTCACTTCACCATACACCATCCTCTTCAAGAGAATGCCCAAATACTTCAAACCTGGCATGCCTTTCGACGTCTCGGTTTACGTTACGAATCCCGACAACTCTCCAGCCAGTGGAGTGGAGATTGAGGTGACTCCAGATAATGAAATAGGGGTGACCAGGGCCAACGGTTTTGCCAAAGTTACACTTAACACTGTGGCATCGGCCAAAGAGCTGCCAATCACTGTGAAGACCAAGGACCCGGCTATCAAACACACCAGACAGGCAGAGGCCACCATGATGGTTCTCCCATACAGGACTTCCACCGGGAACTTCCTCCATGTCGGGGTTGACTCTAATGAGTTGAAAATAGGAGACCCAATGAAGATCAATCTGTATCTGGGACCCCTCGCCTTAAAAAACCATGACATTACATACATGTTCCTGAGTAGAGGTCAGCTGGTGAAAGTGGGCAGATTCAGAAGACAGGGCAATgcactggtgacactgtcagtgccTGTCTCCAAGGAGATGCTTCCGTCATTCCGCATCGTAGCGTACTACCATGTGGGAACAGCTGACCTGGTGGCAGACTCTGTCTGGGTTGACATCAAGGTCTCCTGCATGGGCTCACTGAAAGTGACGTCGACCAGACCCAAGCCATCCTATGAGCCTCGTAAGGCTTTTAGCCTGACCATCACTGGAGACCCAGGAGCTAAAGTAGGGCTGGTGGCTGTAGACAAGGGAGTCTACGTTCTCAACAACAAACACCGTCTCACACAGACCAAGATCTGGGACACTATAGAGAAGCATGATTCAGGCTGTACAGCTGGAGGGGGAGCAGACAATATGGGGGTGTTCTATGATGCTGGTCTGGTATTTGAGACCAACACTGCTAAAGGGACTGGGATCAGAACAGACCCCAGCTGTCCTGTTAATTCTAGGCGGAGGCGAGCAGTGACCATCAGTGACGTCATCACTAGTATGGCCAGTAAGTACAATGGTCTGGCCAAGGAGTGTTGTGTGGACGGGATGAGGGACAACACCATGGGATACATCTGTAACAGACGGGCCCATTACATCACAGATGGGGACATCTGCGTCCAAGCCTTCCTTGTCTGCTGCAATGAGATGGCCTCCAAGAAGGATGAATACAAACAGGATGCACTGCTGCTCTCACGCAGTGAGGTGGATGATGATGCGTTCATGCGGTCTGAAGACAATGAGTCTCGTAGTCAATTCCCTGAGAGCTGGATGTGGGAGGACACCAATCTTCCTGAATGCCCCGCCCAAGCCAAGAACTGCGAGACCACATCTGTAATAAAGAACAACTTCCTGAAGGATTCCATCACCACCTGGCAGATAACAGCCATCAGCCTCTCTAAAACTCATGGTATCTGTGTGGCAGATCCGTTTGAGATGATAGTTCTGAAGGAGTTCTTCATCGACCTCAAGCTGCCCTACTCAGCCGTCCGCAATGAACAGCTGGAGGTCAAAGCGATCCTCCACAACTACAGCGAAGACCCCATCATTGTGTGTGTGGAGCTGATGGAAAATGGTGAGGTGTGCAGCTCGGCAAGCAAGAAGGGTAAGTACATGCAGGAAGTGAACATGGACCCCATGTCCACCCGGGTTGTACCCTATGTCCTCGTCCCTATGAGGCTGGGCTTGCACTCCATTGAGGTCAAGGCGTCTGTGAAAAACTCTGGCAGCAATGACGGTGTGAAGAGGGACCTGCGCGTTGTGGCTGAGGGAGTGCTGGTCAAGAAGGAAAACAACGTACTCCTGAACCCGGCTAAACATGGTGGTGAGCAGACGGCACACATACCAAGTGGAGTTCCCCGGAACCAGGTGCCAAACTCTGATGCTGACACACTTATTAGTGTGACAGGTGGAGAGCAGACCAGTGTGCTGGTGGAGCAGGCCATCAGTGGAGACTCTCTGGGCAGTCTGATAGTTCAGCCAGTCGGGTGTGGGGAACAGAACATGATCTACATGACCCTGCCTGTCATTGCTACACACTACCTGGACAACACCAAAAAGTGGGAGGATATTGGCCTGGACAGGCGGAACACAGCCATCAAGTACATCAACATTGGTTACCAACGTGAGCTGGCCTACCGTAAAGAATATGGCTCCTACGCTGCTTGGATAAGCAGAATGAGCAGTGCCTGGCTGACAGCATACGTAGTGAAGGTGTTTGCCATGTCCAGTACACTGATCAGTGTTGAGGAAAAAGTGCTCTGTAGTGCTGTCAAGTGGCTGACCCTGAACACACAACAGCCAGACGGCATCTTCAATGAGTTTGCTCCTGTCATTCACGCAGAGATGACGGGTAACGTGAGGGGGTCGGACAATGACGCCTCTATGACAGCCTTTGTTCTCATCGCCATGCAGGAAGCAAGCTTACTGTGTGAGCAGGTTGTCAACAGCCTACCAGGCAGTATGATTAAGGCAGTAGCGTACCTCGAGAAGCGTCTTCCCCACCTGACGAACCCTTATGCTGTAGCTATGACCTCCTATGCTCTGGCCAATGCAGGGAAACTCGACAAAGAGACCCTACTGAAGTTTGCCTCTCCACAGCTGGACCACTGGCCAGTCCCTGGTGGTCACCAGTACACGCTGGAGGCCACGTCGTACGCTCTGCTTGCCCTGGTCAAGGTGAAGGCCTACGAAGAGGCCGGCCCCATAGTCAGGTGGCTCAACAAGCAGAAGAAGGTGGGAGGGGGATACGGACCCACACAGTCCACCATCATGGTGTTCCAGGCTGTGGCTGAGTATTGGGGCAATGTGAAGGAGCTGAAAGACATTGATCTGAACATCAGCCTAGAGGTAGCCGGCAGTGCATCAGTCACCAAGTGGTCCATCAACAACAAGAACCAGTTCCACACTCGTACAGACAAGGTCAACTCCATAGACAAGGACTTGACAGTAAAAGCCTCAGGAAATGGTGAGGCGACCTTGTCGGTGGTGACACTGTACTATGCCCTGCCAGAGGAGAAGGCCAGTGACTGTGAAAGCTTTGACCTCTCTGTCACCCTCACTAAGATGGACAAAACAAGCCACGAGGACGCCTTGGAGTCGTTCATGCTCACTATTGAGGTATTGTATCGTAACTCAGAGAGAGATGCGACCATGTCTATCCTGGACATCGGCTTGCTGACCGGCTTCATTGTAGACACAGATGATCTGAAATTGTTGTCCAAGGGGAGGGAGTGCTACATAGAGAAGTTTGAGATGGACAAAGTTCTGTCTGAAAGAGGGTCTCTCATCCTATATCTGGACAAGGTGTCCCATAAATTACCAGACAGAATATCCTTTAGGATCCACAGAGTACAGGAAGTGGGAGTTCTACAGCCAGCTGCCATCTCTGTATACGAATACTACAACCAGAAGCACTGTGTGAAGTTCTACCACCCACAGAGTGAGGGTGGTACTCTGAGCAGACTGTGTCTTGGAGACGTGTGCACGTGTGCGGAAGACAGCTGCAGTATGCAGAAGAAAGATGAGCTAGATGTCAACCGCATAGACAAAGCCTGCGGCGCGGGACTGGATTACGTTTACAAAGCTACGGTGGTGGACTCGAAGCTGACGACACACACAGATACTTACACCATGAAGATCGATGAGGTCATCAAGCCAGGTACTGatgagggagtggaggggaggaatCGTGACTTCACGGGACTAGCTTACTGTAGAGAGGCTCTGGGTCTAAAGCAGGGGAAAACATACATGATTATGGGGAAGTCTGAAGACCTGCACAGAGTGGAGGATAAAGGACTGTTGCAGTACAAGTATGTCCTAGGAGAACAGACGTGGATAGAGTACTGGCCCTCACAACAAGAGTGCACGTCCAGAGACTACAGAGAAGTCTGTCTGGGCATTGATGAGTTCATCAACCAGATCACAACCTTTGGCTGCCCTGTTTAG